In Amycolatopsis endophytica, the following are encoded in one genomic region:
- a CDS encoding nitroreductase family deazaflavin-dependent oxidoreductase translates to MPLTGEYEPSTMDFSRKQVEQIESSGGTEGVSMQGLSVIVLTTVGRKSGKLRKAPLMRVEHDGVYAAVASLGGAPKNPVWYLNALADQRVEVRDGEQVFDMIAREATGDEREVWWKRSVEAFPPYAEYQEKTDRQIPVLLLEPAPAPH, encoded by the coding sequence ATGCCGCTGACAGGCGAGTACGAACCCAGCACGATGGACTTCTCCCGCAAGCAGGTCGAGCAGATCGAGAGTTCCGGTGGCACGGAGGGCGTGTCGATGCAGGGGCTGTCGGTGATCGTGCTGACCACCGTCGGCCGGAAGTCGGGCAAACTGCGCAAGGCGCCGCTGATGCGCGTCGAGCACGACGGCGTCTACGCGGCCGTGGCGTCGCTGGGTGGCGCGCCGAAGAACCCGGTCTGGTACCTCAACGCGCTGGCCGATCAGCGGGTCGAGGTGCGTGACGGCGAGCAGGTGTTCGACATGATCGCGCGCGAGGCCACCGGCGACGAGCGCGAGGTGTGGTGGAAGCGCTCGGTCGAGGCGTTCCCGCCCTACGCGGAGTACCAGGAGAAGACCGACCGGCAGATCCCGGTCCTGCTGCTGGAGCCCGCACCCGCCCCCCACTGA
- a CDS encoding LysR family transcriptional regulator has product MMRDFDLNLVRTFVLLYETRSVTATAESMHVTQPTVSYSLQKLRRRFSDELFRRGGRGLVPTTTAQALYPPLHHALAEIESTVSGAHSFDPATARARFTLCLSDLGEVSLLPRLMAALPSRAPGVTLTVRPLDVDSAVDQLGRGEIDAFVASPLITSQRVARIPLFSEGYVGMVAARHPRLRGTRMSLEELTAERHIAVFGPAGHEGPRRALEARGLLDRIVLEVTRFSTLPYLVQDSELVAMVPRLVAEVFATDHRVRLLELPMDIEPAQVSVYTRHSHARTPAQHWLTQFMREHLAEPAIRESPGR; this is encoded by the coding sequence ATGATGCGTGACTTCGACCTGAACCTCGTCCGGACCTTCGTGCTGCTCTACGAAACCCGCAGCGTGACGGCCACCGCCGAGTCGATGCACGTCACGCAGCCGACGGTCAGCTACAGCCTGCAGAAGCTGCGCCGCCGGTTTTCCGACGAACTGTTCCGCCGCGGCGGTCGCGGGCTGGTACCGACCACGACGGCGCAGGCGTTGTACCCGCCGCTGCACCACGCGCTGGCCGAAATCGAATCCACGGTCAGCGGCGCCCACTCGTTCGATCCGGCGACCGCGCGTGCCCGGTTCACGCTGTGCCTGTCGGACCTGGGCGAGGTGTCGCTGCTGCCGCGTCTGATGGCGGCACTGCCGTCGCGGGCGCCCGGCGTCACGCTGACGGTCCGGCCACTGGACGTGGACAGCGCGGTGGACCAGCTCGGCCGCGGCGAGATCGACGCGTTCGTGGCCTCGCCGCTGATCACCTCGCAGCGGGTGGCGCGGATCCCGTTGTTCTCGGAGGGCTACGTCGGCATGGTCGCCGCGCGCCACCCCCGGCTGCGCGGCACCCGGATGTCGCTGGAGGAGCTGACGGCGGAACGGCACATCGCGGTGTTCGGGCCCGCGGGCCACGAAGGCCCCCGGCGGGCGCTGGAGGCGCGTGGCCTGCTGGACCGGATCGTGCTGGAGGTGACACGGTTTTCCACGCTGCCCTACCTGGTGCAGGACAGTGAACTGGTCGCGATGGTGCCCCGGCTGGTGGCGGAGGTCTTCGCGACGGATCACCGGGTGCGGCTGCTGGAACTGCCGATGGACATCGAGCCCGCGCAGGTCTCGGTATACACGCGGCACAGCCACGCCCGCACCCCGGCGCAGCACTGGCTGACACAGTTCATGCGGGAGCACCTGGCCGAGCCCGCGATCCGGGAATCACCGGGGCGGTGA
- the mdlC gene encoding benzoylformate decarboxylase, protein MPTVREIAHEFLERRGLTTIFGNPGSNELPFLAELPDTFDYVLGLHEGVVVGMADGYAQATGRPVLVNLHAAAGSGNAMGALTNSVHSRSPLVLTAGQQVRSAIGMDAMLANQDATQLMRPLVGWAGEPSCPADVPRSLAQAVFEAELQRRPTYLSVPYDDWTADLDDNAAATLDRTVRRGLAPGQGQLDDLAARFAAARDPVLVLGGDVDALGLFDRAVAFAEHLALPVWVAPSPHRLPFPNRHPLFRGVLPAGIGAVSSALAGHDLVVVLGAPVFRYHQHVPGPFLPEGAELVQVTDDPAAAARAPVGESLVAGPGPVLDGLLARLPAREPGETAFVPNPEPGTGERALHPEQVFAALRDTQPADTSYVVESTSTNSAWWRQMDLRRPGSYFWPAAGGLGFGMPAAVGVAMGLPGRQVVGVIGDGSANYGITALWTAARYRVPVTFVILRNGTYGALRWFAGLLGTEDVPGTEIPGMDFTAIAAGYGVPGTTVSDVDDLRAQLKTTPAGPRLIQVDTELTTP, encoded by the coding sequence ATGCCGACCGTCCGCGAGATCGCCCACGAGTTCCTGGAACGCCGTGGTCTCACCACGATCTTCGGCAACCCCGGCTCGAACGAGCTGCCGTTCCTGGCCGAGCTGCCGGACACCTTCGACTACGTCCTCGGCCTGCACGAGGGTGTCGTCGTCGGGATGGCCGACGGGTACGCGCAGGCCACCGGACGCCCGGTGCTGGTCAACCTGCACGCGGCCGCCGGATCGGGCAACGCGATGGGCGCGCTCACCAACTCCGTCCACTCCCGCTCACCCCTGGTGCTCACCGCGGGCCAGCAGGTGCGGTCGGCGATCGGCATGGACGCGATGCTCGCCAACCAGGACGCCACCCAGCTCATGCGCCCGCTCGTCGGCTGGGCCGGCGAACCGAGCTGCCCGGCCGACGTGCCGCGCTCGCTCGCGCAGGCCGTGTTCGAAGCCGAACTGCAGCGGCGCCCCACCTATCTGTCCGTGCCCTACGACGACTGGACCGCCGACCTCGACGACAACGCCGCCGCCACCCTCGACCGCACCGTCCGGCGCGGCCTGGCCCCCGGTCAGGGCCAGCTCGACGACCTCGCCGCCCGGTTCGCCGCCGCCCGCGACCCGGTGCTGGTGCTCGGCGGCGACGTCGACGCGCTCGGCCTGTTCGACCGCGCCGTGGCCTTCGCCGAGCACCTCGCGCTGCCGGTGTGGGTCGCGCCGTCGCCGCACCGGCTGCCCTTCCCCAACCGCCACCCGCTCTTCCGCGGCGTGCTGCCCGCCGGGATCGGCGCGGTGTCCTCCGCGCTCGCGGGGCACGACCTGGTTGTCGTGCTGGGGGCGCCGGTGTTCCGCTACCACCAGCACGTGCCCGGGCCGTTCCTGCCCGAGGGGGCCGAGCTCGTGCAGGTCACCGACGATCCCGCCGCCGCCGCCCGCGCGCCGGTGGGGGAGTCCCTGGTCGCCGGCCCCGGCCCGGTCCTCGACGGCCTGCTCGCCCGGCTGCCCGCCCGAGAACCGGGGGAGACCGCCTTCGTGCCGAACCCCGAGCCCGGCACCGGTGAGCGGGCCCTGCATCCGGAGCAGGTGTTCGCCGCGCTGCGCGACACCCAGCCCGCCGACACCAGCTACGTCGTCGAGTCCACGTCCACGAACTCGGCGTGGTGGCGCCAGATGGACCTGCGCCGTCCCGGCTCGTACTTCTGGCCCGCCGCCGGTGGTCTCGGGTTCGGGATGCCCGCGGCGGTCGGCGTGGCGATGGGCCTGCCCGGGCGGCAGGTCGTCGGGGTGATCGGTGACGGGTCGGCGAACTACGGCATCACCGCGCTGTGGACCGCGGCGCGGTACCGGGTGCCGGTGACGTTCGTGATCCTGCGCAACGGCACCTACGGCGCGCTGCGCTGGTTCGCCGGTCTGCTGGGCACCGAGGACGTGCCGGGCACCGAGATCCCGGGCATGGACTTCACGGCGATCGCCGCCGGGTACGGCGTCCCGGGGACCACCGTGTCCGATGTGGACGATCTACGGGCCCAGCTCAAGACCACACCGGCCGGACCGCGC